The following proteins are co-located in the Leptospira sp. GIMC2001 genome:
- a CDS encoding FecR family protein, whose product MKREDDRLNEEEVSKALEGATNTVSIRLQRLVEIFSNMDRPSRRTEFPAFEDIWIKLKGPEQTNLDSMQTNSANLEIAEPFDKLSVKNCKSSRLMVSSGFIGAVAAVLIFIFIMRSETETLPSYNTKISAVIGEAYILNHDGTPRSNLNNLSQLQNGDRIQTGARSSVDLILTPHSSVRIRENSEISLEKLMKKDDSEKVTMFLVRGTILAYIHKMKKDSDFVIRSDIGKVEVRGTKFLTSKTDEGFTVAVSEGRIIYTAANSSNPIPVDPNFQISTIDSTTKKNILSKSNARELSELDYIELESIPETGRKNAIESEEDIFRLYSLLEEVTVDGGIVHRGVIYAMDENFMYIRTVAGEIKIPQAKIQEVEKIR is encoded by the coding sequence ATGAAACGAGAAGATGACAGATTGAACGAAGAAGAAGTATCAAAAGCCTTAGAAGGGGCGACGAATACCGTTTCAATTCGTTTGCAAAGGTTAGTCGAGATTTTTTCTAACATGGATCGTCCTTCTCGTAGAACGGAATTTCCTGCGTTCGAAGATATCTGGATCAAATTAAAAGGTCCGGAACAAACAAATCTTGACTCTATGCAAACCAATTCAGCCAATCTAGAAATCGCGGAACCGTTCGATAAATTATCAGTCAAAAATTGCAAGTCAAGTAGATTGATGGTATCATCAGGATTTATAGGAGCCGTTGCTGCAGTTTTAATATTTATTTTTATCATGCGCTCAGAGACGGAGACATTACCAAGCTACAATACCAAAATATCTGCAGTAATTGGAGAAGCGTATATTCTCAACCATGATGGAACACCGAGATCGAATCTTAACAATCTTTCTCAACTACAGAATGGAGATCGGATTCAGACTGGTGCGCGATCTTCTGTTGATTTAATTTTAACGCCACATTCAAGCGTCCGCATACGCGAAAATTCCGAGATCAGTTTAGAAAAACTTATGAAGAAAGATGATTCGGAAAAAGTAACAATGTTCCTTGTGCGCGGAACCATTTTGGCATATATTCATAAAATGAAAAAGGATTCGGACTTCGTCATTCGTTCTGATATAGGCAAGGTGGAAGTTCGGGGAACGAAGTTCTTAACGAGTAAGACAGATGAAGGATTTACTGTAGCTGTTTCCGAAGGAAGAATTATCTATACTGCAGCCAATTCCTCCAATCCAATCCCTGTTGATCCGAATTTTCAAATATCTACAATCGATTCAACAACTAAGAAAAATATATTGAGCAAATCAAATGCTCGTGAATTGTCAGAACTGGATTATATCGAGCTAGAATCCATTCCTGAGACCGGAAGAAAGAATGCCATTGAATCAGAAGAGGATATTTTCCGGTTGTACTCGCTTTTAGAAGAAGTTACGGTTGATGGTGGCATCGTTCATAGAGGGGTTATCTATGCTATGGATGAAAATTTCATGTATATAAGAACAGTTGCCGGAGAAATTAAGATCCCTCAAGCGAAGATACAGGAAGTAGAAAAAATACGTTGA
- a CDS encoding DUF547 domain-containing protein: MQKQKNRNRSKISLFAGTILVFILIVGSASLSAQKMDQSHSAFDSVLKKYIKNGNVKYKALLNDRTGLDSYLKSISSVTEAEYKTFNENQKIAFLINAYNAYTLDLILKHYPVKSIGDIGGPVRLVNLARGTPWKKFTFPLLGADRNLDWIEHSKLRVEFTEPRIHFAINCASVGCPLLRNESYRADKLESQLQDSFVKFLSETSKNRLDKSKNTIYLSKIFDWFKGDFEKKSGSVLAFVRTGFPEKIPDQIKIEYTDYDWTLNEAK, from the coding sequence TTGCAAAAACAGAAAAATAGGAATCGAAGTAAAATCAGCCTCTTTGCAGGAACTATTCTGGTATTTATTCTAATCGTTGGATCTGCATCTTTGTCAGCTCAGAAAATGGATCAGAGCCATTCTGCTTTTGATTCAGTACTAAAAAAATATATCAAGAATGGAAATGTAAAATACAAAGCTTTACTCAATGATCGGACTGGACTCGATTCTTATCTCAAGTCGATATCCAGCGTTACAGAAGCTGAATACAAAACCTTCAATGAAAATCAAAAAATTGCCTTCCTTATAAATGCATACAATGCCTATACTCTAGATCTGATTCTGAAGCATTACCCAGTAAAGAGCATCGGTGATATCGGAGGACCAGTTCGTCTGGTCAATCTCGCTCGAGGAACTCCTTGGAAGAAATTTACTTTCCCGCTGTTGGGCGCTGATCGAAATTTAGATTGGATAGAACATTCAAAATTGAGAGTGGAATTTACTGAACCAAGAATCCACTTTGCTATCAACTGTGCGAGTGTCGGCTGCCCACTACTACGCAACGAAAGTTATCGGGCAGATAAACTTGAATCCCAATTACAAGATTCTTTTGTAAAATTTTTATCCGAGACATCCAAAAACCGATTGGATAAATCCAAAAATACAATCTATTTATCCAAGATTTTCGATTGGTTCAAAGGAGATTTCGAAAAGAAATCGGGTTCCGTATTAGCATTTGTCAGGACAGGATTCCCAGAAAAAATTCCAGACCAAATAAAAATAGAATATACTGATTATGATTGGACATTGAACGAAGCGAAGTAA
- a CDS encoding RNA polymerase sigma factor, which yields MQDKKIEMAELYANTHKRIYDFLYKYCNNPDLAMDLMQDTFLNYFKSYGEQDLDQEKSIMILYTIARNRSINFGKKFSTQREKSAPVDDFKSERIGFEKKLELLDLENKLLNCLDELAEDEKECILLRHIEGLNLTQISGIMNISVSTASRLVVKSTANLLELAQKNNITLE from the coding sequence ATGCAGGATAAAAAGATTGAGATGGCGGAGTTGTATGCGAATACCCATAAACGCATCTACGACTTCCTCTATAAATACTGCAATAATCCTGATCTTGCAATGGATCTTATGCAAGATACTTTTTTGAATTATTTCAAGAGTTACGGGGAACAAGACCTTGATCAAGAAAAATCGATTATGATCTTGTATACGATTGCGAGGAATCGCTCCATCAATTTTGGCAAGAAATTCTCAACACAGAGGGAGAAATCTGCACCAGTGGATGATTTCAAGTCTGAGCGTATTGGCTTCGAGAAAAAGCTAGAACTACTAGATCTCGAAAACAAATTGCTAAATTGTTTGGATGAACTTGCTGAGGACGAAAAGGAATGTATTTTACTAAGACATATAGAAGGACTCAACTTAACACAAATATCTGGAATCATGAATATTTCGGTATCAACAGCATCAAGGTTAGTGGTTAAGTCAACTGCCAATTTGCTTGAATTAGCACAAAAGAATAATATAACATTAGAATAA
- a CDS encoding ATP-dependent 6-phosphofructokinase, which produces MDTHIENFGECKFTSPADYDYWTKEGSMVLIQTIFENKQALADHLKDPIFFEQAGPREKIYYNPSTVTAGIVTCGGLCPGINDVIRALVMELHYRYKVTRILGFPFGYEGMVKQSGHRPIELVPDKVAQIMTQGGSILSSSRGNQNVSDMVDTLSLYGIRMLFCIGGDGTLRGAQAISEEIKKRKEDIAVVGIPKTIDNDINYVQKTFGFSTAFSKAVEAVDCAHVEAKGAPNGIGLVKLMGRHSGFIAVNAALASKNVNFVLIPEKDFDLEGEGAFLPVLKERIKRRGHSVIIVAEGAGQKFFEEKGEKDPSGNKKLSDVGVFMKDKINEYFKKEKMTVNLKYIDPSYIIRSVPANADDSVFCGFLAQNAVHAAMCGKTNMVVGIWNNVFTYIPIQVAISERKVLQPDRSTLWRALLASTGQPSELKSTEK; this is translated from the coding sequence ATGGATACTCATATAGAAAATTTTGGAGAATGTAAATTCACAAGTCCTGCTGATTATGACTATTGGACCAAGGAAGGATCAATGGTTCTCATTCAGACGATTTTTGAGAATAAGCAAGCACTTGCTGATCACCTAAAAGATCCAATATTTTTCGAACAAGCAGGTCCCAGAGAAAAAATCTATTACAATCCATCTACAGTTACGGCTGGTATCGTGACTTGTGGAGGGCTCTGTCCAGGTATCAACGATGTGATACGGGCTTTAGTTATGGAACTCCATTATAGATACAAAGTAACACGGATATTAGGATTTCCTTTTGGATACGAAGGAATGGTCAAACAATCCGGTCATAGACCCATTGAATTGGTTCCAGATAAAGTCGCACAGATCATGACACAAGGTGGCTCTATACTTTCTTCATCGCGTGGCAACCAAAATGTTTCTGATATGGTTGATACTCTCTCGTTGTACGGGATACGAATGCTATTCTGTATCGGTGGTGACGGGACTTTGAGAGGAGCTCAAGCAATATCAGAAGAAATAAAGAAACGAAAAGAAGATATAGCCGTTGTTGGAATTCCGAAAACGATAGACAATGATATAAATTATGTACAAAAGACTTTTGGGTTTTCGACAGCTTTTTCAAAGGCTGTCGAAGCAGTAGATTGCGCTCATGTCGAAGCAAAAGGAGCGCCTAACGGAATTGGTTTGGTTAAATTAATGGGAAGGCATTCTGGATTTATTGCAGTAAATGCAGCTCTTGCATCTAAGAATGTTAATTTTGTTCTGATTCCGGAAAAGGATTTTGACTTGGAAGGAGAAGGAGCATTTCTTCCTGTTCTAAAAGAACGGATCAAAAGAAGAGGGCATTCCGTGATAATCGTAGCAGAAGGTGCCGGCCAGAAGTTTTTCGAAGAAAAAGGAGAGAAAGATCCATCTGGAAATAAAAAATTGAGTGATGTTGGAGTATTCATGAAAGATAAGATCAATGAATATTTCAAAAAAGAAAAAATGACTGTAAACTTGAAATACATTGATCCAAGTTATATCATTCGCTCAGTTCCTGCAAATGCAGACGACTCCGTATTCTGTGGGTTTCTTGCCCAGAATGCAGTTCATGCAGCTATGTGTGGTAAGACAAATATGGTAGTTGGAATCTGGAACAATGTCTTCACATATATTCCTATTCAAGTTGCTATTAGCGAGAGAAAAGTATTACAACCAGATCGAAGCACTTTGTGGAGAGCATTGCTCGCATCTACGGGTCAACCGAGCGAACTCAAATCTACAGAAAAATAA
- a CDS encoding aconitate hydratase, with amino-acid sequence MAFDIDMIKSRYKKMGDAIGAARKIVGKPLTLTEKILYSHLWEGHPTKALARGKDYVDFAPDRVAMQDATAQMALLQFMQAGRPKVAVPSTVHCDHLITAKEGSDTDLTKASSENKEVYDFLSSVSNKYGIGFWKPGAGIIHQVVLENYAFPGGMMIGTDSHTVNAGGLGMVAIGVGGADACDVMAGLPWELKFPKLIGIRLTGKLNGWASAKDVILKVAGILTVKGGTGCIVEYFGPGAETLSCTGKGTICNMGAEIGATTSTFAYDDSMERYLRSTDRADVADAANGIREHLTADKEVYAEPEKYFDQVIEINLSELEPHLNGPFTPDLATPLSKLKEEAAKNGWPTKIEVGLIGSCTNSSYEDIARSASLAEQAIAKGLVPKAEFSITPGSEQVRYTIERDGFIKTFHKMGAKVFANACGPCIGMWSRVGAEKKEKNTIVHSFNRNFQSRNDGNPNTYAFVGSPELVTALAIAGDLNFNPITDKLKNDKGEMVSLDPPIGDELPKKGFAVEDAGYQAPAADGSKVEIKVNPSLDRLQLLDPFTEWDGKDITGLKLLIKAKGKCTTDHISMAGPWLKYRGHLDNISNNLLIGATNFFNTKINEVKNQLTGAYGPVPDTQRAYKAKGIGSIVVGDENYGEGSSREHAAMEPRFLGVRAVLVKSFARIHETNLKKQGMLGLTFANPADYDKIQEDDTIDIIGLTSFTEGKPLTLVLNHKDGSKEEITVNHTYNAQQIEWFKAGSALNIVKKQHGV; translated from the coding sequence ATGGCATTCGACATAGACATGATAAAATCCCGTTATAAGAAAATGGGAGATGCAATTGGTGCAGCGCGCAAAATCGTTGGGAAACCACTTACCTTAACCGAAAAGATTTTGTATTCGCATTTATGGGAAGGTCATCCAACGAAAGCATTAGCTCGTGGAAAAGACTACGTTGACTTTGCACCAGACAGAGTTGCTATGCAAGATGCTACGGCTCAGATGGCATTATTGCAATTCATGCAAGCAGGTAGACCAAAAGTTGCTGTTCCATCTACAGTTCACTGTGACCATTTAATCACTGCTAAAGAAGGATCAGATACGGATCTAACAAAAGCTTCCAGTGAGAACAAAGAAGTATATGACTTTTTATCCTCTGTTTCCAACAAATATGGAATCGGATTCTGGAAGCCTGGAGCTGGAATCATTCATCAAGTTGTTTTAGAAAACTATGCATTTCCTGGTGGTATGATGATCGGAACTGACTCTCATACTGTAAATGCTGGTGGACTTGGTATGGTCGCAATTGGAGTCGGTGGAGCTGACGCATGTGATGTTATGGCAGGACTTCCTTGGGAATTGAAATTCCCTAAACTAATCGGCATTCGCCTAACTGGTAAATTGAATGGATGGGCCTCTGCAAAAGATGTTATTCTCAAAGTAGCTGGAATCCTTACTGTAAAAGGTGGAACTGGTTGTATCGTGGAATACTTTGGTCCGGGAGCCGAAACTCTTTCTTGTACAGGAAAGGGTACAATCTGTAACATGGGTGCAGAAATTGGAGCGACGACTTCCACTTTCGCATATGACGACTCAATGGAGAGATATCTCCGTTCAACAGATCGTGCTGATGTAGCTGATGCAGCAAATGGAATTCGGGAGCATCTAACTGCAGATAAAGAAGTTTATGCGGAACCAGAAAAATATTTTGATCAAGTAATAGAAATCAATCTAAGCGAACTTGAGCCACATCTGAATGGCCCATTCACTCCTGACTTGGCAACTCCCTTATCCAAATTGAAAGAAGAAGCAGCCAAAAATGGTTGGCCTACAAAAATCGAAGTTGGACTTATTGGATCTTGTACCAACTCTTCTTATGAAGACATCGCAAGATCAGCTTCACTTGCAGAACAAGCTATCGCAAAAGGTCTTGTACCAAAAGCTGAATTCTCTATAACTCCTGGATCTGAACAAGTTCGTTACACAATTGAGAGAGATGGTTTTATCAAGACTTTCCATAAGATGGGAGCCAAAGTTTTCGCAAATGCTTGTGGTCCTTGCATCGGAATGTGGTCTCGAGTTGGAGCAGAGAAGAAAGAGAAAAACACAATCGTTCACTCTTTCAATAGAAATTTTCAGTCAAGAAATGATGGGAATCCCAATACTTATGCATTTGTAGGAAGCCCAGAGCTTGTCACTGCACTTGCAATTGCTGGAGACTTGAATTTCAATCCGATTACTGATAAACTCAAGAATGATAAAGGCGAAATGGTTTCTCTAGATCCGCCTATCGGTGATGAGCTTCCTAAGAAAGGATTTGCTGTCGAAGATGCTGGCTACCAAGCTCCTGCAGCAGATGGATCTAAGGTAGAAATCAAAGTTAACCCAAGTTTGGACAGATTGCAACTTCTTGATCCATTTACAGAATGGGATGGAAAAGATATCACAGGACTAAAGCTTTTAATCAAGGCAAAAGGGAAATGTACAACGGATCATATTTCTATGGCTGGTCCTTGGCTCAAATACCGTGGTCATCTCGATAATATTTCCAATAACTTATTGATCGGAGCAACTAACTTTTTCAATACGAAGATCAATGAAGTTAAGAACCAACTGACTGGAGCTTATGGGCCTGTACCAGATACTCAACGCGCATATAAAGCAAAAGGTATTGGATCTATAGTTGTAGGAGATGAGAACTACGGTGAAGGTTCTTCAAGAGAACATGCAGCTATGGAGCCAAGATTTTTGGGAGTTCGGGCTGTCTTGGTTAAATCGTTTGCTCGTATCCATGAAACCAACTTGAAGAAGCAGGGAATGCTTGGACTAACATTCGCTAATCCGGCTGACTATGATAAGATTCAAGAAGATGATACCATTGATATCATTGGATTGACAAGTTTTACGGAAGGCAAACCTCTAACTCTAGTTCTGAATCACAAAGATGGATCCAAAGAGGAGATCACTGTGAACCATACTTACAATGCTCAACAGATTGAATGGTTCAAAGCAGGATCGGCTCTGAATATAGTTAAGAAACAGCACGGAGTATAA
- a CDS encoding EAL domain-containing protein: MKRYLPFLQPILSIEDQSIFGHEVLAREETDKGFILPDIFLRELSGKSEEFLRIETEVLSRAFAKLKTTESGHLFINMSPDELLRQLEDSKGDDLPLAKLTKDAGISNERIFIEITEVATLRDPEAIGTAVEYFRELGFRIAMDDVGSESSNLERIAIIQPQIIKVDLLLLKRSMHDRNFHSVLEYLSHIASGLGSDLLFEGIENSEELRRALDFGARFVQGYLLGMPNKEFASPKIEADTLKIQLDAFHEFKRNRIMEEIRFEDEIRNLISRKEPTVKNIGDIVHIDAHSLFQLSPFIRRVYATDWEGTQITPYYERSGENGFTQNTVPLSKNWSYMPFFYKHVKKSFHNPKTWNASEPYFDKVLRKNILVFSKVTQDHISLFIDVQLPDPAV; the protein is encoded by the coding sequence ATGAAAAGATATCTTCCATTTTTACAGCCCATACTATCCATTGAAGATCAATCCATTTTTGGTCACGAAGTTCTTGCAAGAGAAGAAACAGATAAGGGATTTATTTTACCCGATATTTTTCTTAGAGAATTATCTGGAAAATCGGAAGAGTTCCTACGAATCGAAACTGAAGTTCTTTCTCGTGCTTTTGCAAAATTAAAAACTACAGAATCTGGACATCTATTTATCAACATGAGCCCAGATGAACTGTTACGCCAGCTCGAAGACAGCAAAGGCGATGATCTTCCTCTTGCTAAGCTTACTAAAGATGCAGGAATTTCCAATGAGCGTATTTTTATCGAGATAACAGAAGTTGCAACACTTCGTGATCCTGAAGCAATAGGTACTGCTGTGGAATACTTTCGTGAGTTAGGTTTTCGCATAGCTATGGATGACGTTGGTTCGGAATCTTCCAATCTGGAAAGAATCGCCATAATCCAACCCCAAATAATCAAAGTGGATCTTCTTCTTCTCAAAAGATCTATGCATGATAGAAATTTTCACTCTGTTCTCGAATACCTATCTCATATTGCGAGCGGCTTAGGGTCGGATCTTCTATTTGAGGGTATTGAAAATTCGGAAGAACTCCGTCGTGCATTAGACTTTGGTGCACGCTTTGTGCAAGGATATCTTTTGGGAATGCCAAATAAAGAATTTGCAAGCCCCAAAATAGAAGCAGATACCCTGAAAATTCAACTGGATGCTTTTCACGAATTCAAGAGGAATCGTATCATGGAAGAGATTCGTTTCGAAGACGAAATCCGGAATCTCATTTCTCGCAAGGAACCCACCGTCAAGAATATCGGTGATATCGTCCATATTGACGCTCATTCCCTTTTCCAATTGTCACCTTTTATACGAAGAGTCTACGCTACTGATTGGGAAGGAACTCAAATTACTCCATACTATGAAAGATCAGGAGAAAATGGATTCACTCAAAATACAGTCCCCTTATCTAAAAATTGGTCGTACATGCCTTTTTTTTACAAACATGTAAAGAAGAGTTTTCACAATCCCAAGACTTGGAACGCAAGTGAGCCTTATTTCGATAAGGTGCTACGAAAAAATATTTTAGTATTTTCCAAAGTAACCCAGGATCATATTTCACTGTTTATCGACGTACAGCTTCCCGATCCAGCCGTTTGA
- a CDS encoding class I SAM-dependent methyltransferase: MPYPKVNQGLVLNEAYWKGVYGDGYDVDGDYNARLHAKYIHSLFQLMESKIQSLGDFGFGKASLLREFVKIFKPARVVALEPSPERVEDLRKKSWVSTTHIQIFNTTLQEFDPPYLRHAPLDLAICNSVLQYIPDKELKDVVAKMAQLSRFLYFTVPTKNDYIRMKKEIAFEDPYAFVRNLKFYRKLMSEHYHYVSYNLLESKFFPATVFHEEFFKF, from the coding sequence TTGCCTTATCCAAAAGTAAACCAAGGTCTCGTGTTAAACGAGGCCTATTGGAAGGGCGTTTACGGAGACGGTTACGACGTAGATGGCGACTACAATGCTCGTCTTCATGCTAAGTACATTCATTCTCTATTCCAACTTATGGAATCAAAAATCCAGAGTTTAGGAGATTTTGGCTTCGGCAAAGCAAGTCTGCTTAGAGAATTTGTTAAGATATTTAAGCCTGCACGAGTTGTAGCCTTGGAGCCGTCACCCGAAAGAGTAGAGGATCTAAGAAAAAAATCTTGGGTTTCTACGACACATATCCAAATTTTCAACACCACCTTACAAGAATTTGATCCACCCTATCTTCGGCATGCACCGCTTGATTTAGCAATTTGCAATTCCGTATTGCAGTATATTCCTGATAAAGAACTTAAAGATGTTGTTGCAAAAATGGCTCAGCTTTCCAGATTTCTCTATTTTACTGTACCAACCAAGAATGATTATATCCGAATGAAAAAGGAAATCGCATTTGAGGATCCTTATGCATTTGTTCGCAACTTAAAATTCTATCGCAAGCTTATGTCTGAACACTATCACTATGTTTCTTACAATTTGCTTGAAAGTAAATTCTTTCCAGCTACTGTTTTCCATGAAGAATTTTTTAAATTTTGA
- a CDS encoding SpoIIE family protein phosphatase codes for MSDKKLTLKLISDITARINSSDDLESLLPAIMDTTKKVLDSEGCSLLLYDKETDCLVFDITVGEKREILSKMQVPRGKGIAGMVLETLQPEIVNDAANDTRVYKNIDHEVGFITRNLICVPMVANGEVQGVLEAVNSIDFRDYTDKDIKILKYLSDLAAISIRNRKLIDELQARANELDCLFQISQSLSNVIDIDQFLASSVKSISGVMKVNKVAILFQGSENKGYDYILSRGFPESIEDLKKGEGPLDKILESVRTVGQTVTLKTHSSSTAEELSKMGYFKQNFLIIPIKRNRDTVGVLLIADKNDMSSFEDSDIRILSTISNQIAEAFTALRVKDQSEKLKYIQRDLQVAAQIQRNSLPHIPDSYGNLDFATFYKASRDIGGDFYDMIIHSPTEISVMIADVSGKGTPAALFMELSKTIISSEAARETSPRIALTKANQIIQDKSGFVLFVTVMLVRINTVSKTLTFSSAGHNRQFLYRKQQQEISLLSGKGTPLGIGKSEISEHTVDYEPGDYLILYTDGVTEVMNSKDEMYEEERLMEDILSMELDSAIGMRDKILDITNKFQGDAEQHDDYTLFIVKLQ; via the coding sequence ATGTCAGATAAGAAATTAACTCTAAAACTAATCTCCGATATCACAGCTCGAATCAATTCGTCTGACGATTTGGAATCGTTACTGCCTGCCATCATGGATACAACGAAAAAAGTTTTAGATAGCGAAGGTTGCTCGCTTCTGCTTTATGATAAAGAAACGGACTGTTTGGTATTCGACATTACAGTTGGTGAAAAAAGGGAAATCCTTTCTAAGATGCAAGTTCCTCGAGGTAAAGGAATTGCTGGAATGGTTTTAGAAACTCTACAACCAGAAATAGTCAATGATGCCGCCAATGATACCCGAGTTTATAAAAATATTGATCATGAAGTTGGCTTTATAACAAGAAATCTAATCTGCGTTCCCATGGTTGCAAATGGAGAAGTACAAGGTGTACTGGAAGCTGTAAATTCTATAGACTTTCGAGATTATACTGATAAAGATATAAAAATTTTAAAATACTTAAGTGATCTTGCAGCAATTTCTATTCGGAATAGAAAACTCATTGATGAACTCCAAGCTCGAGCCAATGAGTTAGATTGTTTGTTTCAAATCTCTCAATCTTTATCAAATGTTATCGATATAGATCAGTTTCTTGCATCTTCAGTAAAATCGATATCGGGAGTTATGAAAGTGAATAAGGTTGCGATTCTCTTTCAAGGCTCAGAGAACAAAGGATACGATTATATTCTATCTAGAGGATTTCCAGAATCCATTGAGGATCTAAAAAAAGGCGAAGGCCCATTGGATAAAATTTTGGAATCTGTTCGAACCGTTGGGCAGACGGTCACATTGAAGACTCATTCTAGCTCCACTGCAGAAGAACTTTCGAAAATGGGATATTTCAAACAGAATTTTCTTATCATCCCAATCAAGAGAAATCGAGACACAGTTGGAGTTCTTCTCATCGCTGACAAAAATGATATGTCTTCATTCGAAGATTCGGATATTAGAATACTTTCTACTATCTCCAACCAGATTGCAGAAGCTTTCACAGCCTTGCGTGTAAAAGACCAAAGCGAAAAATTAAAATATATCCAACGTGACCTTCAAGTTGCAGCTCAGATCCAACGAAACTCATTACCCCATATTCCGGATAGCTATGGGAATTTGGATTTTGCTACTTTTTATAAAGCATCTAGAGATATCGGTGGGGATTTCTATGATATGATAATCCATAGCCCAACTGAGATATCTGTGATGATTGCTGATGTTTCCGGTAAAGGGACTCCAGCAGCTCTATTTATGGAACTATCTAAAACGATCATATCTAGTGAAGCTGCTCGAGAGACTTCGCCACGGATTGCACTTACAAAGGCCAACCAAATCATTCAAGATAAATCAGGATTTGTACTTTTTGTAACCGTGATGCTTGTACGAATCAACACAGTGTCCAAGACTCTAACATTTTCATCTGCAGGCCACAACCGACAATTTCTTTATCGTAAGCAACAACAAGAAATATCATTACTCTCAGGTAAAGGAACACCTCTGGGTATCGGCAAATCGGAAATCTCAGAACATACCGTTGATTATGAACCTGGGGATTACCTGATTCTATATACTGACGGTGTCACTGAAGTGATGAACAGCAAAGATGAAATGTATGAGGAAGAAAGATTGATGGAAGATATTCTCAGCATGGAATTGGATTCTGCAATTGGTATGAGAGACAAAATTCTTGATATTACGAATAAATTCCAAGGCGATGCAGAACAACATGATGATTACACACTTTTCATCGTCAAATTACAGTAA
- the argB gene encoding acetylglutamate kinase, with the protein MESQIEKVNHILEALPYITKFNGKTIVIKYGGAAMIKEELKASFAQDIVLLKYLGIHPVVVHGGGPEINSLLKALNIQSEFIRGNRVTTQETMDVVEMVLTGRVNKQIVSLINGKGGKAVGISGKDGKLALAEKLPMIVDGVELDLGFVGKVTQVDTSLIENLRKENFIPVISPIAYSAEGHSMNINADTMAGAIAGALNAEKLILLTDTEGILVNGKLVTGLNKKRVQDYIDSGDITGGMIPKVECCLDAINNGVRRTHIIDGRVAHSVLMEIFTDTGVGSLIE; encoded by the coding sequence ATGGAAAGCCAGATTGAAAAAGTAAACCATATACTCGAAGCCCTTCCCTATATCACCAAATTCAACGGGAAGACTATCGTCATAAAATATGGTGGAGCCGCAATGATTAAGGAAGAACTGAAAGCTTCCTTTGCTCAAGACATTGTACTATTAAAATATTTAGGAATTCATCCCGTTGTCGTTCATGGAGGCGGACCAGAAATAAATTCTCTACTCAAGGCACTCAATATCCAATCAGAATTCATCCGCGGGAATAGAGTTACAACGCAAGAGACAATGGATGTAGTCGAAATGGTTCTGACCGGAAGAGTGAATAAACAAATTGTTTCCTTAATCAATGGAAAAGGTGGCAAGGCAGTTGGAATCAGTGGTAAAGATGGAAAGCTTGCTCTAGCTGAAAAATTGCCTATGATTGTTGATGGAGTAGAACTTGATTTAGGTTTTGTTGGAAAGGTTACTCAGGTCGATACCTCTTTGATTGAGAATCTTAGAAAGGAAAATTTTATTCCCGTGATTTCTCCGATTGCATATTCAGCAGAAGGACATTCTATGAATATTAATGCTGACACGATGGCTGGTGCAATAGCCGGAGCACTCAATGCTGAGAAATTAATTTTACTTACAGATACAGAAGGAATATTAGTAAACGGAAAACTTGTGACCGGGCTGAATAAGAAACGAGTCCAAGATTATATTGATTCAGGTGATATCACAGGCGGAATGATTCCCAAAGTTGAATGCTGTCTTGATGCTATAAACAATGGAGTCAGACGAACTCATATCATTGATGGAAGGGTTGCACATTCTGTGCTCATGGAAATATTTACAGATACAGGAGTCGGTAGCTTGATAGAGTAA